GGGCGACGGCGAGACAGAGAACGGCGACGAGCACGTGGTGGTCACGGGAGGCCCAGGCCGCGCCGCCACCGTCGGTGCCGGCGATCGCGACGCCGGTCCCGAGTGCCACCGGGACGACGCTGAGGGGGAGGGTGCGGGGCCGCGCGCCGCCGACCCACTGGCGGGGCGACGGACGAGGGACCTGGACGAGTTCGACTCCGGACATGGAGCAAGGGTCTCCGCGCCGCGCGTCGGAGGTCATCCGTGCAACCACGGACTGCCCGGCGGCCGGGGTGGAGCAGGTCCGCGTCCTCGTCGTGCCGTCCGACCGACCGGCGGGTCCACGGTCCGGGGACGACGGTCCGGACGGATCCCGGTGGTTCCCCCGATGCGCAGTGCAGCGCCGTGGCGGGACGATCGAGCGACGTCGTCGCGCACGCCCAGGGTGCGCACGCTCAGGAGGCACCCCCATGGACACACCAGCGATCCCCACCCTGCGGTTCACGGTGCTCGGACCGGTCACGGCCGTCTCCGAGGACACCGAGCTCGACGTCGGGTCGCCCCAGCAGCGGGCCGTCCTCGCGATGCTGCTCCTGGCGGACGGTCACCCCGTCGACGTCGACACGGTCGTCGACCGTATCTGGGGCAGCACCCCTCCGCGCAGCGCCGCCGGCGTCCTGCGCACCTACGTCTACCGGCTGCGTCGGGTCCTCGCACCGGTCGCCGAGGCCACCGGTCTGCGCATCGGTTCCGACGGTGGCGCCTACCGCCTCGTCCGCGGTCGGTCCGACCTCGACCTCGCCGCCGTGGAGGCCGCCCGGCGCCGCGCCCACGACCTCGACCGTGCCGGCGACCCGTCCGGGGCAGTCGAGCACCTCGCCGCCGCCGAGGACCGGTGGAACGGGAACGCACTCGGTGGTCTGCACGGTCCGTGGGCCGACGCCGAGCGCTCCCGGCTCGGCGAGCTCCACGACGAGGTCGCCCTCGAACGCGCCGCACTCGAATTCCGGCTCGGCCGCGCCGCGGACGCCCTGCCCGGTCTCCGCCGGGTGGCAGCAGCACGCCCGCTCGACGAACGGGTCGCGGTGCTCCTGCTCGAGTCGCTCCTCGACACCGGGCTCCGCACCGAGGCCCTCGCCACATACGACCGCTTCCGCCGGCAGCTCGCCGACCAGCTCGGCGTGTCGCCGGGCGCCGCGCTCCAGCGCACGCACCAGCAGCTCCTGCGGGACGACGTCCCGGGACACCCCACCGGACGGGAGGCTCCCCCCGCGTCCGGCACCGAGCCTCCCGTCCGCACCAGCGCGCCGCCCGCCGGCGCGGCGACGCCCGCGCAGCTGCCGCCGGACCTGCCGGAGTTCGTCGGCCGGGGCGACGAGCTCGCCCGGGTCGAGGAGGCCGTCGCCACGGGCGCGACCGGGGTCGTCATCGGGTTCACCGGTCTCGGCGGCATGGGCAAGACCGCGCTCGCGGTCCACGCCGCGCACCGGGTGCGTGCGGCGTTCCCGGGCGGCCAGTTCGCCGTCGACCTCCGCGCGGCCGGCGGACACCCGCTGACCGCAGCCGAGGCGCTGCTGTCCCTGCTGCAGAGCGCCGGCGTGCCGCGGGCGGCGATCCCGGACGGTCTGGACGACCGGTGCGCCGCGTGGCGGTCCGTCGTCGCCGACCGACGTGTGCTGCTCGTGCTCGACGACGCGGCGAGCGCCGCCCAGGTGCGTCCGCTCGTCCCGACCGGGCCCGGCTCCCTGACCCTCGTGACGTCCGTCCGGCGGTTCGTCGACCTGGCGGGGATCCGGTGGAGCACACTGCTCCCGCTCGCCCCCCACGAGTCCTTCGAGCTGATGGGCCGACTCGTCGGGCACGACCGTCTCGCCGCGGAACCCGGTCCCACCGCCCGGTTGGCGAGCGCGTGCTCCCACCAGCCCCTCGCGGTGCGGGTCGCGGCTGCACGCCTCGCCGACCGGCCGTCGTGGTCC
The sequence above is drawn from the Curtobacterium sp. L6-1 genome and encodes:
- a CDS encoding BTAD domain-containing putative transcriptional regulator encodes the protein MDTPAIPTLRFTVLGPVTAVSEDTELDVGSPQQRAVLAMLLLADGHPVDVDTVVDRIWGSTPPRSAAGVLRTYVYRLRRVLAPVAEATGLRIGSDGGAYRLVRGRSDLDLAAVEAARRRAHDLDRAGDPSGAVEHLAAAEDRWNGNALGGLHGPWADAERSRLGELHDEVALERAALEFRLGRAADALPGLRRVAAARPLDERVAVLLLESLLDTGLRTEALATYDRFRRQLADQLGVSPGAALQRTHQQLLRDDVPGHPTGREAPPASGTEPPVRTSAPPAGAATPAQLPPDLPEFVGRGDELARVEEAVATGATGVVIGFTGLGGMGKTALAVHAAHRVRAAFPGGQFAVDLRAAGGHPLTAAEALLSLLQSAGVPRAAIPDGLDDRCAAWRSVVADRRVLLVLDDAASAAQVRPLVPTGPGSLTLVTSVRRFVDLAGIRWSTLLPLAPHESFELMGRLVGHDRLAAEPGPTARLASACSHQPLAVRVAAARLADRPSWSVAQIEQQLYDDLDQPVVMHADCRIVDAPFRRASASLLEEQRDAFHRLAHLPDRPFTTEEAAWALRRDVGSTRALLEDLVDAHLLVDEGGQRYGFFALVRAFARRQPVRARAA